From the genome of Candidatus Eisenbacteria bacterium:
CCCCTGCTCGTTGTCAACACGGACGCGATCGACATCGTCGCGAGCCCTCAGGATTTCGATGACCTCCTGAACCAGATCCGCGGGCTGACGAAGGGAACTCTCTACTACACACCGCTGGGAGATTGAGATGAGCGAGCGAGAGCGGCTGAACGTCCAGAGCATCCGCGCCTGCAAGGGACGCAAGCGGATCAAGGTGCTGACCTGCTATGACTATCCGACCGCGCGGATCCTCGACCGCTCAGGCGTGGATGTCCTTCTCGTGGGAGACAGCCTGGGCAATGTCGTCCTCGGGTACCCGAACACCATCCCCGTGACGCTCGAGGAGATGATCCACCATGCCAAGGCCGTCATGCGCGCCGGTCCGCGCGCGCTCGTCGTGGTCGACATGCCTTTCGGCTCCTTCCAGGTGGGCCCCGCGCAGACCATGGAATCGTGTGTCCGCGTGCTCAAGGAGACGGGAGCCGACGCCGTCAAGCTGGAGGGGGGCAGGAGGAACGAGGAGTCGATCAGGGCGCTGACGGCCTCCGGCATCCCCGTCATGGGGCATCTCGGTCTGACGCCGCAGTC
Proteins encoded in this window:
- the panB gene encoding 3-methyl-2-oxobutanoate hydroxymethyltransferase, giving the protein MSERERLNVQSIRACKGRKRIKVLTCYDYPTARILDRSGVDVLLVGDSLGNVVLGYPNTIPVTLEEMIHHAKAVMRAGPRALVVVDMPFGSFQVGPAQTMESCVRVLKETGADAVKLEGGRRNEESIRALTASGIPVMGHLGLTPQSVLQFGGYRVQGRGDDGTRLIEEAKLLEDAGCFSIVLESVPAALSPRVSESVRIPTIGIGAGPGCDGQVLVLHDMLGLYEGFRPRFVKRYAELAAVIEEAVRLYCGEVERGDFPGPEHSFGEGKQT